Proteins from a genomic interval of Mesobacillus sp. S13:
- the liaF gene encoding cell wall-active antibiotics response protein LiaF: MGTRSVNQIAAAVLLSGLGMILLLVNLGVISLEIKELFVVTYPFLLLVYGLVPLMRKQFGWGSFIVLFSSLLIMDRFNVIDFGFFDVWKLWPLVLVYFGAAILFKSKKIKVIYQTDISSEKELESTSLPQASLKKIRGVSVGKVTFKKQNWAVEPMDLYNMVGEYFIDFSKGFIPDRETPIRVRGWVGEVKMLIPEDVPVKIDAVIGVGEVKLFDYAQEQIKHVVAYKSDDYDKAVRKLNITIELKIGSVRIDRV; this comes from the coding sequence TTGGGTACACGTTCGGTGAATCAGATAGCTGCAGCTGTCCTACTATCAGGTTTGGGAATGATCCTTCTGCTAGTTAACTTAGGTGTCATTTCCTTGGAAATAAAAGAGCTTTTTGTCGTAACCTATCCTTTTTTACTACTAGTCTATGGGTTAGTGCCTCTGATGAGAAAGCAGTTTGGATGGGGATCATTCATCGTCCTTTTTTCATCGCTCCTGATCATGGACCGGTTTAATGTGATTGATTTTGGATTTTTTGATGTGTGGAAGCTATGGCCGCTAGTGTTGGTTTATTTTGGGGCAGCCATTCTTTTTAAAAGTAAAAAAATCAAGGTTATTTATCAAACTGATATATCGTCAGAGAAAGAGTTGGAAAGCACTTCACTGCCCCAAGCCTCTTTAAAGAAAATACGAGGGGTATCGGTTGGAAAGGTGACATTCAAAAAGCAAAACTGGGCAGTCGAACCGATGGATTTATACAATATGGTAGGGGAATATTTTATCGACTTCAGTAAAGGCTTCATTCCTGACAGGGAAACGCCTATAAGGGTAAGAGGCTGGGTTGGTGAAGTGAAGATGCTCATACCAGAGGATGTTCCGGTAAAGATAGATGCTGTCATTGGCGTCGGTGAAGTAAAGCTCTTTGATTACGCTCAGGAGCAAATAAAGCACGTCGTCGCCTATAAGTCGGATGATTATGACAAGGCAGTAAGGAAGTTGAATATTACGATTGAATTGAAAATCGGTTCTGTAAGAATTGATCGAGTGTAG
- a CDS encoding sensor histidine kinase produces MTSIRLWFIQTFLMMAFITSLILFIGLQIFIFLVPDSGLSTAMTFWFWLYSFVTMAAVGFYFSLRGSYVIKGRLGDILLFIATLRRGKFTERIMTEEKDEIGLISEELNQLSEYLQEQVYSLQRLAEEKTELSKTAKSVATMEERQRLARDLHDVVSQQLFALSMMSSASLRWFDQEPEKARKQLEQISEIAGKAQGEMRALLLHLRPVQLSGESLCEGIIKLIRELKQKTNLAFEASVDEIEHLSQAAEEHIFRIVQEALSNILRHADATKVKLILTEEQQYIHLYIGDNGKGFDIHEEKMASYGLKTMRERCEQIGGTYNIRSKADEGTYIEIRIPALRREE; encoded by the coding sequence ATGACAAGTATCCGCTTATGGTTCATCCAAACATTCTTGATGATGGCTTTCATCACTTCTCTCATCCTCTTCATTGGCCTTCAAATTTTCATCTTCCTTGTGCCAGACAGCGGCCTTTCTACTGCAATGACCTTCTGGTTTTGGCTGTATAGCTTTGTCACTATGGCAGCGGTTGGATTTTACTTCAGTTTACGAGGCAGCTATGTAATCAAGGGGCGACTGGGCGACATTTTGCTGTTCATTGCGACTTTGCGCAGAGGTAAATTCACGGAAAGAATTATGACAGAAGAAAAAGATGAAATCGGGCTGATTTCTGAGGAACTCAATCAGTTATCCGAATACCTCCAGGAACAGGTCTATTCACTGCAGCGGCTGGCAGAGGAAAAAACAGAGCTATCAAAGACGGCAAAGTCGGTCGCGACCATGGAGGAACGGCAAAGGCTTGCCAGGGATTTGCATGATGTAGTCAGCCAGCAGCTGTTCGCTCTTAGCATGATGTCATCAGCTTCACTAAGATGGTTTGATCAGGAGCCAGAAAAGGCCAGGAAACAGCTGGAGCAAATTTCTGAAATAGCAGGCAAAGCGCAGGGTGAGATGCGGGCCCTTCTTCTTCACTTGAGGCCTGTCCAATTGAGTGGGGAGAGTTTGTGTGAGGGGATTATTAAACTGATCCGGGAACTGAAGCAAAAAACGAACCTGGCATTCGAAGCAAGCGTCGATGAGATCGAGCATCTTTCGCAAGCGGCTGAGGAGCATATATTCCGGATCGTCCAGGAAGCATTGTCCAATATCCTCCGCCATGCCGATGCGACTAAAGTGAAACTGATACTGACAGAGGAGCAGCAATATATACATCTATACATAGGTGACAATGGGAAAGGCTTCGACATCCACGAAGAGAAAATGGCATCCTACGGTCTTAAGACGATGAGGGAACGGTGCGAGCAAATTGGCGGTACATATAATATCCGTTCGAAAGCGGATGAAGGAACATATATTGAAATTAGGATACCTGCGTTGAGGAGGGAAGAGTAA
- a CDS encoding response regulator transcription factor: protein MEKIRVAVVDDHEMVRKGIISYLETEPSIEIVGEADSGKKAVALVKDTKPDVVLMDLLMENGTGIEATTEILSFYPECKIIIITSFYDDEQVFPAIEAGAFSYMLKTASASEVIRAIEKASRGETVIEPKVANRMMKRLRPQERKPHDELTERELEVLKCIGEGMTNQQISEELFIGVKTVKTHVSNILGKLALSDRTQAAVYANRNGLIKTS, encoded by the coding sequence ATGGAGAAAATCAGGGTAGCGGTAGTGGATGATCATGAAATGGTCCGAAAAGGCATCATTTCCTATCTGGAAACCGAACCGTCAATCGAAATTGTTGGCGAGGCAGATTCTGGAAAAAAGGCTGTTGCATTAGTGAAAGATACAAAACCGGATGTTGTACTAATGGATTTGCTAATGGAGAATGGGACGGGAATTGAAGCAACAACAGAGATTTTAAGCTTTTATCCAGAATGCAAAATCATCATCATCACGAGTTTTTATGACGATGAACAGGTTTTTCCAGCAATCGAGGCAGGAGCATTTAGCTATATGTTAAAGACAGCTTCTGCTTCCGAAGTCATCAGGGCGATTGAAAAGGCGTCCAGAGGAGAAACAGTCATTGAACCAAAGGTAGCCAACAGGATGATGAAAAGATTAAGGCCACAAGAGCGCAAACCACACGATGAACTGACAGAAAGGGAGCTTGAGGTTTTGAAATGTATTGGTGAAGGAATGACAAACCAGCAAATCAGCGAGGAATTATTCATCGGCGTGAAAACAGTCAAAACCCATGTTTCCAATATTTTAGGTAAACTCGCCTTATCCGACAGAACACAAGCAGCAGTATATGCAAATCGTAACGGGTTGATCAAGACTTCATAA
- a CDS encoding antibiotic biosynthesis monooxygenase family protein, translated as MNLFITSGTADFLLKIKEKHQAENMVLMNNNESSILVHETEKKTLFSSPRKYEVIDSAGQLGHEGFAVFNNIPVTDEGRPLFEDRFLNRPRLIENEPGFVAIRVLRPLSSNTYIILTVWENESSFENWQQSKAYAHAHKNRGTESGIDGARPNIFESASYVSKYYIESE; from the coding sequence ATGAATTTATTCATTACATCCGGAACAGCTGATTTTCTGTTAAAAATAAAAGAAAAACACCAAGCCGAAAACATGGTCCTGATGAACAACAACGAATCATCCATCCTAGTCCATGAGACTGAAAAGAAGACACTATTCAGTTCTCCGAGGAAATATGAAGTGATCGATTCTGCCGGCCAACTCGGCCATGAAGGCTTTGCTGTTTTCAATAATATCCCTGTTACTGATGAGGGAAGGCCGCTTTTTGAGGATCGCTTCCTGAACCGGCCAAGGCTGATAGAAAATGAACCGGGCTTTGTCGCCATCCGTGTACTGCGGCCATTGAGCTCAAATACTTATATTATTTTGACCGTTTGGGAAAATGAAAGCTCATTTGAAAACTGGCAACAATCAAAAGCCTATGCACATGCACATAAGAATCGCGGAACAGAGTCAGGAATTGATGGAGCAAGACCTAATATTTTCGAAAGCGCCTCTTATGTATCTAAATATTATATTGAAAGCGAATGA
- the hemE gene encoding uroporphyrinogen decarboxylase, whose translation MSKIINDTFLKAARGEATDYVPVWYMRQAGRSQPEYREIKEKYSLFEITHQPELCAYVTRLPVEQYDVDAAILYKDIMTPLPAMGVDVEIKSGIGPVIANPVKTLSDVEKLGSINPESDIPYVLDTIKLLTKEQLSVPLIGFSGAPFTLASYMIEGGPSKNYNKTKAFMYAQPEAWFALMDKLGDMVITYVKSQIKAGVKAIQIFDSWVGALNVQDYRTFIKPVMNRIFSELKKENVPLIMFGVGASHLAMEWNDLPLDVVGLDWRLQVNEARELGIQKTVMGNLDPAILLAPWNVIEERAKAILDQGMGQPGYIFNLGHGVFPSVNPETLKKLTAFIHEYSASKLGK comes from the coding sequence ATGAGCAAGATTATTAACGATACATTTTTAAAAGCAGCCAGAGGAGAAGCTACAGATTACGTTCCTGTCTGGTATATGAGACAAGCTGGCAGGTCACAGCCTGAGTATAGAGAAATCAAGGAAAAATATTCTTTATTTGAAATTACGCACCAGCCTGAGCTTTGCGCATATGTAACAAGGCTTCCTGTAGAACAATACGACGTGGATGCGGCGATTCTTTACAAGGACATCATGACACCGCTGCCAGCTATGGGAGTAGATGTAGAAATTAAATCAGGAATCGGACCTGTCATTGCCAATCCTGTAAAAACATTGTCTGATGTTGAAAAATTGGGTTCGATCAACCCTGAATCAGATATTCCATACGTACTGGACACAATCAAGCTTCTTACAAAAGAACAGCTTTCTGTACCATTGATCGGTTTCTCAGGAGCGCCGTTCACTCTTGCAAGCTATATGATTGAAGGCGGACCTTCAAAGAATTATAACAAAACAAAGGCATTCATGTACGCACAACCGGAAGCCTGGTTTGCGTTGATGGACAAGCTTGGTGATATGGTGATTACATATGTGAAATCCCAAATCAAAGCAGGAGTTAAAGCAATCCAGATCTTTGATTCTTGGGTAGGAGCACTGAATGTCCAGGATTACCGTACATTCATCAAGCCCGTGATGAACAGGATTTTTTCTGAGCTTAAGAAAGAAAATGTACCATTGATCATGTTTGGTGTTGGTGCAAGCCATCTGGCCATGGAATGGAACGACCTTCCGCTTGATGTAGTTGGACTTGATTGGCGTCTTCAGGTGAACGAAGCTCGCGAACTTGGAATCCAGAAAACCGTCATGGGAAATCTTGATCCTGCAATTCTTCTTGCACCATGGAATGTGATTGAAGAAAGGGCAAAGGCGATCCTTGACCAGGGTATGGGACAGCCAGGCTACATCTTCAACCTGGGCCATGGAGTATTCCCATCTGTGAACCCTGAGACATTGAAAAAGCTGACTGCTTTCATCCATGAGTACTCTGCCTCAAAATTAGGCAAATAG
- the hemH gene encoding ferrochelatase produces the protein MTKKKMGLLVMAYGTPYKEEDIERYYTHIRHGRPPAPEMLEDLKQRYEAIGGISPLAKITVEQGEKLEQHLNSIQDEVEFKMYLGLKHIEPFIEDAVKQMNDDGIEEAVSIVLAPHFSTFSVKSYNGRAKEEAAKLGGPEIVSVEQWYDEPKFIKYWSDRVAKTFAEMPAEERESSVLIVSAHSLPEKILQMGDPYPEQLKETADLIAKHANVKNYEVGWQSAGNTPEPWLGPDVQDLTRELFEKNGYKAFVYVPAGFVSDHLEVLYDNDYECKVVTEEIGASYYRPAMPNTEPEFIDALADIILKKLSTSR, from the coding sequence ATGACTAAGAAAAAGATGGGTTTGCTTGTGATGGCATATGGCACACCCTACAAAGAAGAAGATATTGAACGTTACTATACACATATCCGCCACGGCCGCCCGCCGGCACCGGAAATGCTTGAGGACTTGAAACAACGCTATGAAGCGATTGGCGGCATATCTCCACTTGCGAAAATCACGGTGGAGCAGGGCGAGAAGCTCGAACAGCACCTGAACAGCATCCAGGATGAGGTTGAATTCAAGATGTATCTTGGATTGAAGCATATCGAACCTTTCATCGAGGATGCCGTGAAGCAAATGAATGACGATGGCATTGAAGAGGCAGTAAGCATTGTGCTCGCACCGCATTTTTCAACTTTCAGCGTCAAATCATATAATGGCCGCGCAAAGGAAGAAGCGGCAAAATTGGGCGGACCTGAAATTGTATCGGTTGAACAGTGGTACGATGAGCCGAAATTCATCAAATACTGGTCCGACCGCGTGGCAAAGACCTTCGCTGAAATGCCTGCTGAAGAGCGCGAGAGCTCAGTTTTGATCGTTTCTGCCCATAGCCTGCCTGAGAAGATTCTACAAATGGGAGATCCGTACCCTGAACAATTAAAAGAAACAGCTGATTTAATTGCAAAACATGCGAACGTGAAAAATTATGAGGTTGGCTGGCAAAGTGCCGGCAACACACCTGAGCCATGGCTTGGCCCTGATGTACAGGATCTGACGAGGGAACTGTTCGAGAAAAATGGCTATAAAGCATTTGTTTATGTGCCGGCTGGGTTTGTTTCCGACCATCTGGAAGTGCTGTATGACAATGATTATGAATGCAAAGTCGTGACTGAAGAAATCGGAGCCAGCTATTACAGGCCGGCAATGCCGAATACAGAGCCTGAATTCATTGATGCATTGGCAGATATCATTTTAAAGAAGCTGTCGACTTCACGATAA
- the hemY gene encoding protoporphyrinogen oxidase has protein sequence MTEKKNVVIVGGGITGLAAAYYLQKHARENQLPLDVKLVESSHRVGGKMQTYVKDGFVIERGPDSFLERKESAGRLAREVGLGDKLVNNSTGKSYVLVKDKLHPMPGGAVMGIPTQIGPFVTTGLFSWPGKFRAAGDFFMPPSKIKGDQSLGEFFRRRLGDEVVENLIEPLLSGIYAGNIDNMSLLSTFPQFYQVEQKYGSLILGTKKTTPTAKKKPAETGQAKKKGMFLTVTTGLQSFVDAIESKLEPGSVIKGIRVDKVSKQENGYRLRLSSGESLDADSILLAAPHEAALHMFSDHEHIFDPFRDMPSTSVATVAMAFPESVIKEDIDGTGFVVSRNSDYTITACTWTHKKWPHTTPEGKVLLRLYVGRPGDEAIVELSDDEIIKIALEDLNKTMDIQAQPDFAVVSRWKEAMPQYTVGHKERVANLKNDLASELPGVFVGGSSYEGVGLPDCIDQGEAAVEKILSYLKLHG, from the coding sequence GTGACAGAAAAAAAGAATGTTGTAATTGTAGGGGGCGGCATTACAGGTTTGGCGGCAGCATACTATTTGCAAAAGCATGCCAGGGAGAACCAGCTTCCTCTGGATGTGAAACTGGTCGAATCCTCCCATCGTGTTGGCGGGAAAATGCAAACGTATGTGAAAGATGGTTTTGTCATCGAAAGAGGACCCGATTCCTTCCTGGAAAGAAAAGAGAGCGCAGGGCGACTGGCCAGGGAAGTAGGTTTAGGAGATAAATTGGTCAATAACAGTACAGGGAAATCATATGTGCTGGTGAAGGACAAGCTCCACCCTATGCCTGGCGGAGCAGTGATGGGAATTCCTACTCAAATCGGTCCCTTCGTTACAACCGGCTTATTTTCCTGGCCAGGTAAGTTCCGGGCTGCTGGAGATTTCTTTATGCCACCTTCAAAGATAAAAGGCGACCAGTCCCTTGGCGAATTTTTCCGGCGCAGGCTTGGTGATGAAGTCGTTGAAAACCTGATTGAACCCCTGCTCTCAGGTATTTATGCTGGAAATATTGATAATATGAGCCTACTGTCCACTTTTCCGCAATTTTATCAGGTGGAGCAGAAATATGGAAGCTTGATTCTTGGCACAAAGAAGACAACTCCCACGGCAAAAAAGAAGCCTGCTGAAACGGGACAGGCGAAGAAAAAAGGAATGTTCCTGACTGTGACGACTGGTCTGCAATCCTTTGTCGACGCGATCGAATCCAAGCTTGAACCTGGTTCTGTCATTAAGGGAATCAGGGTCGATAAAGTGAGCAAACAGGAGAATGGTTACCGCCTGAGGCTGAGCAGCGGCGAATCGCTTGATGCAGACAGCATCCTTTTAGCTGCTCCGCATGAAGCAGCGCTGCATATGTTCTCAGACCACGAACATATCTTCGATCCATTCCGCGATATGCCTTCGACTTCCGTTGCGACGGTTGCCATGGCATTCCCGGAAAGTGTCATAAAAGAAGATATTGATGGTACAGGCTTTGTTGTATCAAGGAACAGTGATTATACAATCACTGCCTGCACATGGACACACAAAAAGTGGCCTCATACCACTCCGGAGGGAAAAGTCCTGCTCCGTCTTTATGTCGGCAGGCCAGGTGACGAGGCAATTGTTGAGCTTTCGGATGATGAAATCATCAAGATTGCGTTAGAAGATTTAAATAAAACGATGGATATCCAGGCACAGCCTGATTTTGCAGTAGTGTCACGCTGGAAAGAAGCCATGCCGCAATATACTGTCGGACATAAGGAAAGAGTCGCGAACCTGAAGAATGATTTGGCCAGTGAGCTTCCGGGTGTTTTCGTAGGCGGCAGCTCTTATGAGGGAGTCGGCCTTCCAGACTGCATAGACCAGGGTGAGGCAGCTGTCGAAAAGATCTTGTCATATTTGAAGCTTCATGGATAA
- a CDS encoding TetR/AcrR family transcriptional regulator — MAVDRKQQILEAATNSFSLYGYKATTIDQVAKLANVGKGTIYTFFKNKEQLFDEIVNGLIQEMKEVANEAVDSSDSFYENVHRALYRLLEFRKKHQLTIKLSQEARDIGTPAVLEVMDKVESAILSFIKEKVIQAIQKGEIKECDPEITAFIMMKLYIALIFDWEKKNEPLEKEKISDLFEFYIFKGLSD, encoded by the coding sequence ATGGCGGTTGACCGAAAACAGCAGATTCTTGAAGCAGCGACCAACTCTTTTTCACTGTACGGCTATAAGGCGACTACGATTGATCAGGTTGCAAAGCTGGCGAACGTTGGGAAAGGCACCATTTATACCTTTTTCAAAAATAAGGAACAGCTTTTCGATGAAATTGTTAATGGCCTCATCCAAGAAATGAAAGAAGTCGCAAATGAAGCAGTGGATTCATCAGACTCTTTTTATGAAAATGTCCACAGAGCTTTATATAGGCTGCTGGAATTTCGTAAGAAGCATCAATTGACAATCAAACTCTCGCAAGAAGCCCGGGATATTGGGACTCCAGCTGTCCTGGAGGTTATGGATAAAGTGGAATCGGCGATCCTTAGCTTTATTAAGGAAAAAGTCATCCAGGCAATTCAAAAGGGCGAAATAAAGGAATGCGACCCGGAGATAACAGCGTTCATCATGATGAAGCTTTATATCGCGCTGATTTTTGATTGGGAAAAAAAGAACGAACCACTCGAAAAAGAAAAAATCTCTGATTTGTTTGAGTTTTATATCTTCAAAGGATTGTCTGATTAA
- a CDS encoding YhgE/Pip domain-containing protein: protein MKKNLFTQELLSIFRNKKLLIPIIAVLFIPVLYSGMFLWAFWDPYEHLSDLPVAVVNSDSGSTIDGETLELGNDLVEKLKENQDFGFEFVSEEVGTKGLEQQKYYMLIKIPKDFSENATTLMDEHPEKLELVYVPNESFNFLSAQIGGTAAEKIKASVSEKVSETYAETMFDKIGELTDGLGQASDGASELNDGAVKLKDGSIELYDNLSVLASKSIEFNQGMNSADSGAKELANGAGKLAGGLGQLEEGETKLEEASDQLLAGQKDLQTGASQVKAGLDQASSKIPELIEGTKQIEQGSENLGQKLADWKNGADNAAGGAAELHAGIQELQKQMEGMAPLLKDHPEKQKELAAALAKLEAGSAGLENGSAQLSDSAGKLAAGSGELSAGLNKVIVGQGELQQGILELAAGSGQVETGAAKLAAGHEEFHSGLQLFGNKLSEAKAGSVELANGSSQLVGGMDQLAAGSAAMTDGADKLASGAGELSEGNSKVAAGTSELAEKLKEGAEEAKVNPDEETYNMLAAPVKLANETFKSVPNYGTGFAPYFLSLGLFVGALLLSIVFPLREPAGVPSSGASWFFSKFSILAGIGILQALAADAILLMGLGLDVESVPLFVVFSIITSLTFIALIQFLVTLLGDPGRFVAIIILILQLTTSAGTFPLELIPGFLQKFNAYLPMTYSVQGFKAVISSGDFSFMWQNAGILAGYILVLAAGTALFFHWMFKRKFAVLVE, encoded by the coding sequence ATGAAGAAAAATCTATTCACCCAAGAGTTGCTTTCTATTTTTCGAAATAAGAAGCTTCTTATTCCGATCATTGCCGTCTTGTTCATACCGGTTCTTTACAGCGGAATGTTCTTATGGGCATTCTGGGATCCGTACGAACACCTTTCAGACCTTCCAGTAGCTGTTGTCAACAGTGATTCAGGGTCAACAATTGACGGGGAGACACTTGAACTTGGCAATGACCTGGTTGAAAAATTAAAGGAAAACCAGGATTTTGGATTTGAGTTTGTGTCCGAAGAAGTAGGGACAAAAGGGCTGGAGCAGCAAAAATATTATATGCTCATAAAAATTCCGAAAGATTTCTCCGAAAATGCAACAACTTTGATGGATGAACACCCAGAAAAGCTCGAACTTGTTTATGTTCCTAATGAAAGCTTCAACTTTTTATCTGCTCAGATTGGGGGAACAGCAGCAGAAAAAATCAAGGCTTCCGTGTCCGAGAAGGTTTCTGAAACGTATGCGGAAACGATGTTTGACAAAATTGGTGAACTGACAGATGGACTTGGCCAGGCGAGTGACGGAGCTTCGGAACTGAACGACGGTGCGGTCAAGCTTAAGGATGGAAGCATCGAGCTTTATGATAATCTATCGGTGCTCGCAAGCAAGTCTATTGAGTTCAACCAGGGAATGAACTCAGCTGATTCCGGTGCCAAAGAGTTGGCGAATGGAGCAGGAAAGCTCGCTGGAGGACTTGGTCAATTGGAGGAAGGGGAAACGAAGCTTGAGGAAGCTTCGGACCAACTTCTGGCAGGCCAGAAAGATTTGCAGACAGGTGCTTCACAAGTAAAGGCAGGTTTAGATCAGGCAAGCAGCAAGATACCAGAATTGATTGAGGGTACTAAACAAATTGAACAGGGTTCAGAAAATCTCGGCCAAAAGCTGGCAGACTGGAAAAATGGGGCTGACAATGCAGCTGGCGGAGCGGCAGAACTTCATGCCGGCATTCAAGAACTGCAAAAACAAATGGAGGGGATGGCACCTTTATTAAAAGACCATCCTGAAAAACAAAAAGAGCTTGCAGCAGCGCTTGCTAAACTCGAAGCTGGCAGTGCAGGTCTTGAGAATGGGTCAGCGCAACTTTCAGACTCAGCAGGTAAACTGGCTGCAGGGTCGGGGGAATTATCAGCTGGTTTGAATAAAGTCATTGTCGGCCAGGGTGAGCTCCAGCAGGGAATCTTGGAACTGGCAGCAGGTAGTGGACAAGTGGAAACTGGTGCTGCGAAACTGGCAGCTGGCCACGAAGAATTTCATTCGGGTCTCCAGCTGTTCGGTAACAAGCTGAGCGAGGCGAAAGCTGGTTCTGTTGAACTGGCAAATGGAAGTTCCCAACTTGTTGGCGGAATGGATCAGCTGGCAGCTGGTTCCGCAGCTATGACCGACGGAGCTGACAAACTGGCATCAGGTGCCGGAGAATTGTCTGAAGGAAATTCCAAGGTAGCGGCTGGGACATCCGAGCTTGCTGAAAAGCTGAAAGAGGGCGCAGAAGAAGCAAAGGTGAATCCAGATGAAGAAACCTACAATATGCTTGCTGCACCAGTAAAGCTGGCGAATGAAACATTCAAATCAGTTCCGAACTATGGAACAGGATTTGCGCCATACTTCTTATCTCTTGGCTTATTTGTTGGTGCGTTGCTGCTTTCCATCGTTTTCCCATTAAGGGAGCCAGCTGGAGTTCCTTCAAGCGGTGCAAGCTGGTTCTTCAGCAAATTCAGTATCCTGGCTGGAATCGGCATATTGCAGGCACTGGCAGCCGATGCCATCCTTCTAATGGGGCTGGGTCTTGATGTAGAAAGCGTTCCGCTATTCGTGGTCTTCTCCATTATCACAAGCCTGACTTTTATCGCACTGATTCAGTTCCTTGTGACTTTGTTAGGAGATCCAGGACGTTTTGTAGCAATCATTATCCTGATCTTGCAGCTTACGACAAGCGCAGGAACATTCCCATTGGAGTTAATTCCGGGATTCCTGCAAAAGTTTAATGCATATTTGCCAATGACCTATTCAGTGCAAGGTTTCAAGGCTGTCATCTCAAGCGGGGATTTCAGTTTCATGTGGCAAAATGCAGGGATTTTGGCAGGATATATTTTAGTCCTTGCAGCAGGCACAGCATTATTTTTCCATTGGATGTTCAAAAGGAAATTCGCCGTGTTAGTTGAATAA
- the yhfH gene encoding protein YhfH, with product MIENVVEFFRNLPKKQCIECGESIDEQHECYGNKCDGCMDPGKL from the coding sequence ATGATTGAAAATGTCGTAGAATTCTTTCGTAATTTGCCGAAGAAGCAGTGTATTGAGTGTGGAGAATCGATTGACGAACAGCATGAATGCTACGGAAATAAGTGTGATGGATGCATGGACCCTGGTAAACTATAA
- a CDS encoding MBL fold metallo-hydrolase, with product MKLTIVGFWGGYPKVNEASTGYLLEHEGFKLMIDFGSGVLAKLQNFVQPEELDALVLSHYHPDHIADIGVLQHARLIQGFLGKKSPQLPIYGHTQDKQEFAKLTYKNITKGVAYDPANKLNIGPFTISFLAAVHPVPCYAMRIEAGGKSLVYTADTSFKEEFISFAQGAELLLSECNFYGNQDGKGAGHMNSYDNGKLAAEAGVKQLVLTHLPHYGEIDQLVSEASSIFNGPITLAREGLEITL from the coding sequence TTGAAGCTGACTATAGTAGGTTTCTGGGGTGGATATCCAAAGGTGAATGAGGCAAGCACCGGATATTTGCTTGAGCATGAAGGGTTTAAGCTGATGATCGACTTTGGCAGCGGTGTACTGGCAAAACTCCAAAATTTCGTCCAGCCTGAAGAGCTGGATGCCCTGGTGCTGTCACATTATCATCCGGATCACATTGCCGATATCGGCGTCTTGCAGCATGCCCGACTGATTCAGGGCTTCCTGGGTAAAAAGTCCCCGCAGCTTCCGATTTATGGACATACTCAGGATAAACAGGAGTTTGCGAAGCTTACATATAAAAACATCACCAAAGGGGTTGCTTATGATCCGGCTAATAAGCTGAACATAGGGCCTTTCACCATTTCATTCCTGGCTGCAGTCCATCCGGTTCCTTGCTATGCGATGAGGATCGAAGCAGGAGGCAAGTCCCTGGTGTATACTGCCGATACTTCCTTTAAGGAAGAGTTCATCTCGTTTGCTCAAGGTGCAGAATTGCTGCTTTCCGAATGCAATTTTTACGGGAACCAGGATGGCAAAGGTGCTGGCCATATGAACAGCTATGATAACGGAAAGCTTGCGGCTGAGGCGGGGGTTAAGCAGCTGGTCCTGACCCATTTGCCGCATTACGGGGAAATAGATCAGCTTGTTTCAGAAGCTTCGAGCATTTTCAATGGCCCTATCACCCTCGCAAGGGAAGGGCTGGAAATCACTCTTTAA